Genomic segment of Panicum virgatum strain AP13 chromosome 9N, P.virgatum_v5, whole genome shotgun sequence:
GACACGCGGCTGTCGATGAAGAACCGCACCTGCTTCCGCACCGGGCTGatctccgccgcgccggccgcggcgcgcatCTCCACGGTGGACGCGCCCGAGTGCCCCACGCTGCCCTGGAGGTCGTAGCTCGCGCGGTGCCGGAGCGGGTTGCTCGCGATCACCGTcagccgccgctcccgctcGCTGGGATCCAGCTCCTGCTCCGCCTCGCTGGCCTCGCTGCACCGGTACGACGCGTCCAGCTTTATGAACGTGGCCAGGGTCTCCACGAGCTCCGTCTCGAACGAGTCCACGTCCTGGTGCACGTCGCGGTACCCGTACCGCACGATGCACCGGTAGGACCGGTGCCCCGGCGGGCCGACGCGGCCGATCAGGTAGCGCTCCGCCGGGAACACGTACGGCACCGGCACCGACTTGACGCACACGAACACCAGCACCTGGTGGAACGCCGGGAGGTTGGTCACGAACCGGGAGAAGTTGGCCGGGACGCCCGAGGTCAGGTCCGTGTACACGAGGCCGATGCCGGGGACCCGGACCATGCCGAGCTTGTCGCCGAGGGCGAGGAGCCACTCCAGGGTGACCTTGTTGTGCAGGTCGAACTCGTACTTCTTGATGGTCGTGTAGTGCCAGATGAGCATCACGGCCATCAGGATGAGCGCGAGGAGGATCGGGAGCCACGCGCCCTCCAGGAACTTGATCAGCGACGCAGAGAAGTAGAGCGCTTCGATGGAtccgaagaagaggaggaaggccAAAGCCAGCAGCGGCGGCCTGTGCCAGCACAGAACGATGACCAGGGATGTAAGGAACGTGGTCACCAGCATCACTGTTATCACCGCTAGTCCTGCAGAAGGTATACCTTGTTAACACTCACAACAAAGGGTACATCTGAAAGACTGAAATGTGGCGACAGACAGTAATGGCAACATGAATTAACCAGTATGAAACATGAATTGTCTTATGCGGAAAGCACAAATTGCATAGTAGTTGCCATGCAGCCACAAGATTAGTACTAAAAAAACTAGAATTATGTTGAAAATCGAGCACAAAGTTCAGAATGCAGCTGGGTCAGAATGCCATAATGCAATCTGAGACGTGAGAATAGTTAAAATGACAAACATAATAGTGTAATCTTTTGTGAAAAATATCCTGATTGCTAATGTACTTCTGTGAATAACAGTATCACCAAAAAGTGAAATAACAAGTAAAATAGTATTTGCCCAGCAAGTTGTACTACACCAGGTTAGTCTGATTTCGAGAAAAAGCCAACCGCTGGCTCCTCCTTGATATCACATTTATAGTATTTTTGCATGATTGTTGGCTGGAGCTAATCTGATAAAGTTAGTAAAAAATTATCTTACCAGATGCATTTCCCATGTGCTTTGTGTCTCTGAATCCAACTGTGACGGCAATGCATAGTATCATAAGCAACCAATTGATCTCAGGGATGTATATTTGTCCATGAATTTTCTCAGATGTATGCACGACTTTTACTCGAGGGAAGCAACTCAAGGATTGGCTCTGATTGATAATCGAGAAAGTTCCACTGATGATTGCTTGACTTCCGACTACCGAAGCCAAAATTGCCAATACAAGCACAGGCCATCTGATTTTATCTGAAGTTTGCATCAAACACAATTTCATATGAATTTCTGATATTATAGATCAGGCACTTCATGTGGAGTTTACATTGAGTCAAAGACAGGGACAGAACGTCGATTATGGATGCAAATGCATACCAGTTAACATCTAAATGGCATCAATCGAGATAAAATTGAACTTTAGGATGCTGCATTAACTAAATGGTGCCTGTATATATAACTAGAATTTCGATAAACCTCCAAAGAAACTACTCAAGATCCTACAAAATGTGAAATAGAATTCAGGATGCACAGCAGATTTAGCCTAAATAATTTTCAATTATCTATCAAATTGACAAGGGTCCTTCCTATCTGATAACTGACactaataatatatatgtaACCAGGATTTTTTTTAGGTTTAAAATAGTAGTATGGTCCGTCATGGAAATACATGAGCCAATGACAAAGCATACCTGGAACTGCGATGTAAAATCCAACTTGGGAGCTTGAGTAAAAGTCATGATGCTTTGATAAGTAAGCTGCTTGACCCATGTATGCTAGAATCAGTGCGGGATAAACTAGACAAGTGAAAGCAAGCTGCACCAAAAGTATAGAATATAGATGATCAGCACAATGATTTAACATAGAAAATACTCTACGAATTCTCATGCTGGTCAACAAATTACCTGGATTGCACTGTATGAGAAGTGTCCAAGATCTGCAAACATAGCTTCCGATCCTGCACCATCAGCACGCTAGACATTAGCcaacttttttttatttaactgtTGATACAAACGAGAGAATCCATTTAAACAGCATGGAGGAACTCATATATATGCTGCTCCCCTTTCATGACACAGATATTTAAAGGTATTCTATAATTTACCTGTCATGCAGAGCAAGATTCCGCCGAGCGACATCCAGCCATACTTTCTAGTCTTTTTTAAGAACTTGAACATATAATAAGGATTCAGAGCTTGGTAGATATGAGGATTCCAGTGGATGATATTATAAAGACCAACAGCACTGATGCAGAATAGCCAGGCTAGAACTATCGGGGCAAAGAGAAATCCAACCCGGTGTGTACCATAGTGCTGGAGGGCAAATAGGAATGCTAATATGACACAGGTGATTGGAATGACAGCATCTGCATGTAGAAGAAATCAATCATTATGGCCAAACAAGGATGTTTTAACTGGAAACATGTGAAATATCATAGCACGATGATTTATAAGACTTTGTCACCTTTCCTATTTTTCACACTCCAAAGTTCAGAGTTCATAAAATTGTTTTGTTGGTAAATTTGGAGATAGTAAAAGGTTCCATAGGAATTTAAACTTGCATTGGGGAGAAAAATAGTAACTCAGATGACTGCTTTCACATAGAAAAATTTTTCATGAACATCGCAGTGCCCAAAGACAATCAACTTTCACAGTGCATTCATGAACTGCTCTAAGTTGGGAAAGCACATATCAACAAAGCAAGACAGCCAATGCAATCCTCTATGCCACCCAGTGCTCGCAGTCGCAGTCGCAGTCGGAATAGGAATCTCAACTTAGAAGGGCCTGGAAGTACTTCACGGCTAATCGGCTATGACCAATGGAAGCCGACTTACATGTTTAGAATATTCACTAATGGGGAAGAAGGTAAATGAGACATATGCTGTAGTTTTGACAGATGTCCCTTTGCTAATATTCAACTACTCAACTCCACACCGTGAAAATCTCTAGCAAACATAGCAATGAAGAAATGAACTCAATAAGACTTCCTAGGAAAACTCACATTCACGGTGATCCTTGGACAGCGAGAACTCAAGACCTGAAACTGCTGAGAACACTGTAACACATttgtcagaaaaaaaaacacagtaAGAAACCAGTTATCAATATTTCAAGCTGAAGAAAAACTCCAATAGAGCTAAGAAAAGAAGGCTGGGCTGAGGTACCAGATATAGCAGGCGTGAGAACACCGTCCCCGATAACCATACAAGTGCCAATCATAACCATAATCAACAGAGCAATGCGCAGCTTCCTGTGCTTCTCAAGCCACACCTTGATACGGGACTTGTGGGTTATGTCGGGAGGGCATTCCAGTTTATAAGTGGAAAGCTCCTCATCAGCAATTTGGCGATTCGGGAGAAGGCTCACATTTGCGTGCCTGCAAATCAGAGAGTACAGGGCAAATGTTCCTCCTGCAAGATTGCAAAAccatttaaaaattaaaaatcttGCAAATCAGAGAGCACAGCAAATCAGATAGAACATTTGCAAATCAGAGAGCACAGTAAGTGAGAGCTACTGCTGGTTTTCACGCATACCCTCTCCATTGTCGTCAGCTCGCAGGACAATCGAAACGTACTTGATGAGAGGTATCAAGGTGAGGGTCCAGAACACGAAAGAGAGCACGCCGAAGATCTCCTCGTTCGTCTCCGAGTGCTGGATGTCCTCAGCGAAGGTGCTCTTGTACACGTACAGAGGAGATATGCTCAGGTCTCCATAGACCACTCCCAAGCTCTGGTACGCCAGCAGCAAGGTGGTCTTCCAAGAGTCCCTCTGCAAGAAACCCCAAGCAGATAGAAATTCAGCAAGCATTGCTCCGCCGATTCATGGACAGATGTCGTAGGTTGCGCAACATTTTAGGGAAAAAATGCACACCTTTGGGGATCTCAGCCTCCTCCCGAACTCAAGATCCATTGCTCGGCGAGAACCTAGCCTTCACACATAACACTGACCTTCTTTTTCCTGCAGACCTGCACCATTCAACCAACACTCCAGCTTCAAAACGCTGCTGCTATTCCATAACCCAAACTTATGAATCCACTCGGAAAAGGGGGGCAAAATACCTCAGAAACAAGGAAAAACACTGCAAGAAATCGAGTTGCGAAACTCAGCTCAACAGGCTCAAGGAAGCAGCAGGACCAGCCGACCAGACAAGGCAAAAGACACATGCCACGGTTAAAGCCGGTGGAGCCCAGGCCCCCGCGTTACCGATGGGGAGAGGCTAGGGAAGGATGGCCACGTGTTCTTGGAGCTGCGGACTCATCACTACCCGGTCCTGCTACTCGCTCCCATTCACTACAGCCCTTCCCCTACCAACTCAACACAGGAGATGCCTGAGATGCAGGGCGGCACAAACAACAGAGACAAGAATCAAGTGGAGGAGGGAGATGAGCCGGCCAAGAACCAAAAACACTGCCCGGGTCACGATCGAAATCTCTATCGATAGGTATCCACGTCCATGGATGGGGATGCGCAAATTGGAGGTGTGGTCTCGAGGCGATCCAAAAAAAGGTCGCCCAAAAATTCGTTTGGGGAGCGGAGTCGAGGAGGAGCACGCCATGTGAAGCTACGGACAAATGCATGTGgtcacctccctccctcctctcccccacTTTTGAAGACGCGTGCGACCGGAGCCATGGAAAAGGCGTCGTTTCGTTTCAGATCAGTCCATGCCCCTGACGATCCTGGAGAAACCAAGGATGAATTCTTCTTTTACCCCCATGAGCGCGACCTGCTTCTGAGTTCCTGTAGTTATCGCCAGTGAATGATTGAATGCAAGATCAAGATGccggtggttctccatgttctaaCTACTGCTccggagctgctgctgcccctGAATTCCTGTCTGTTTCTTGGTAGGTCCGGTTCGGGACAATGCGATACCCGTGAGAGCATCTGCTTGATATGGCGAGGATTGGATGGCCCAGGAGCCCAGGAATCCTCGCTCCGCAAGGAACTGACGCTAACCAATCAATCCCCACCAACACAAGAACAACAAGGGAGCATTTGCCCATACAACTATCCATTATGCGAGCGACATAGCGGTGAGTAGTAGCAGGATAGGAGACATCACCTAAAGATCCATGAGAACGAGAACGCGAATGCTCTCCTTCGGGTTGCCGGCTCCTTGGGTTGCCACTCCTGCCCGGTGCCCGCGAGGAGTGTTTCAAAGGGAGTAAATGGAGGAGGAAattcagcggcggcggcggctctggtgaGGGCAGAGGACGGGAAAAGACTTGCAGGTCTCTGCccctcccaagtcccaaccaCTAAACTCTGAACGGAGCGAGGTGGCAGTGCCATTAATTTTCCATCAATGAACGCCAGGAAAGAGGATCCTTCTTCCGCGCCGAACTTGAGAGGCAGACGAGACCGATTTCGCTGCATTTATAATTATCGCCCAGAGAAAGGAATGCCTTCCAACCCACACGGAAATAAACAAACTTGTCGTCTTAATAGCGCATCAAGAAAGTAGCTCGTAAAGCTCTCACCTTTTGAGCAGCGTCAAAGCGCACCAAACGGGCAGCTGCAAAGAACAGGATGCCTGCTATCTCCTCCTCGTGGTCGTGGGCGCCGCGACGGCGAGACAACGAGCAGCCTCCTCCGTGACCATTCCGGGGCCCCGGATCGGCAGCGTCCCAACTCCCAACCAGGCTACTGCACCTCGTCACTCTGCCACCGGCGTGGTGTCCATTGACCGGACAGGACTACTGTTAGAGCTAGCTAGAGTAGCATGTCCATCGGAAAAGACTGCTCTTGTGTAGGAGTAGTTTATCTTCCACAGTTGGCAATGGTCGCCCTGCAACCGCGGCGTTCAATTATTAAAGGGGTGTTTGGAGGAGGGGGAAATAAATTTTTTGCATCGTATCGGATACTTGAtactatttagaagtattaaatgtaggttagttataaaattaattgcatatataGAGGTTAATTGATAAGACGAATATATATGATTTCACTTTGTGCTACAGAAACATACGCTagcggattaattaggcttctAGTTTCATCTCATCAATTAATCTTATTTACGCtattattttgtaattagactaaTTAAGACTAATAATCAGTGtccaataattttttttcaatgtAAAGGAACTAAAGTTTGAACGCCTGTCCTCCACGGGGTACCCTGAAGTTGGTGAGAGCCCCGCCGGCCCGGGAGCAAAGCTGAGAGCAAATTCCAAGGGCGGTGCCGTGTCCGGGAGCACGCGCGGGCGAGTTGTTTATTCGGATGGCCGGACGAGCGGCTCCGGCGGGCGGCTGAAGGCTTGACCAGAGCAAGGGGACGCGACGCAGACAGGTAGGGGGCGTTGAGACCGCCGACCGTGGGAGTTGCCTTCTCGCGGCGGCACACCGCAAAACACGAGTCGCCGCCGGGAGGCCTGCGGATGCGCCGGAGCGGCCACCGCTCCACCGGGGCAGATGCTTTTTGGTCTTTTTAATATTGGACGGGTGCGAGCACGGGTCTAGACAGACAGAGAGAGCTGATAGCGATGTAGGAGTACGTGAGATTAGGATTCCAGCTTCACAAGTAGAGCATCAGGCTCACTCCACGCCACAAAATTAGTAAGAGgatctccaagagtttgtcatattttacttggcatatcttgtgttttgttaacttctaaaaagatatgccaagtaaaaaaagagtttatctctaacagtttggcataattcactagCCAAAttcagatctaacttacatcagaaaccctgagagagaaacaaaattatatttatgcccttccatctcttgaaaacttaaatcagaaacccttctctgttatttatttcttttttcaccctcccacatgattagaaaccacgatgccaactgcgcgccgcgcgcgtatatttacgcgctggaggctggtttttcccaagttgccaaaaattgccaagtcttttgccaaactgttggatgagtatttttaacgtttttgtcaaaaatcaaagatggcaactcgatttgccaaactgctggagatgctctaacatcAACAACTCTACTACTAGCATAACTCTCCTGGAtactttttttctttaaaagaaacccagggtgtgtttagatcccacaaAACCCCCCAacatccaaactttccatcacatcaaaatcacatcgaaacattaaatataacaaataacccatgcatggagtactaaatgtaggtaaataaaaaaactaattgcatagttttgatgtacgttgtgagacgaatcttttgagcctaattaggtcatggtatgacaatatttaccacaaataaacgaaaaatgctacagtacgctacagtgtccgatgtgatttTTCGCATCCCTTTTCcctccatctaaacacagccccaaGATATTGCTGAACTGTACCTGAACTGAAGATGACCAAAAGGTTACGACACTCGAGTCTACTCTAGTATTCTAATCTCAGCTGCTTCTTGTTAGAGGAGAATCTAGAACCTAATCCTAGCAACAATCAGCTTTACAAGCATTGAGGAGGTACGAtgcattttttcatttttatattaaaaaaacaaaatttcaaaaatatatgccgaatagtgaaattttcaaaaatgggtgcctgtcgcccatccagttgtcgcccaccctgtcgcccattaggggAGCGACATGCACctatttttgaatatttttctattcggcatatatttctgaaattttgttttttaaatataaaaatgaaaaaagtggCCCGTGCATGCAGGCTGCTGCTATGCATGACCCAAAGGTACCTCAATGGGCCGGCCCACCGGAGAGCCAGGCCGGCTGGGTTAATCTGCAGCCCCAAGCGCCTGCTCAGAAGCCGCAGAAATCAAACCGTCGTTCCTGGGCTGGCTGTTGTCGCACTTGTTTCTGCGCCTGGCCCAGGGTCGAGCATGGCTACacatagggatgaaaacggtcgggaacggtcgggaaaacaccTAAACCATTCATgttcctgtttttttttccgggaacgggaacgggatAGGCGGACGGGAAAACGAAAACAtattacgggatatcgggaaCGGAACATATCGGTCGGGAACATGTCGATTACGATCGGGAAGCGGTAACTTAAATCGGGAACAACACATGTAACCACTCAAAACATTTAGCTCGGCACAATAATTACAACCATACATCATTCATTTGCAAACAATACATAGAATAGATGAGATAATCGATTTGATAAATAAGCATCAAGTAGCGGATTGTCTCCAGCACGGCAGCACCCAAACAacacatgcatgatgcatgcagATGCAACATACTGTCACTGTCTCCATTAGACAGTCAGTCAGTCACCCGGCCACACCACAGACATAGTTCAAACTTCAAAGgtccaaattaaaaaaaaaatacatgccACATTGGGCAAAAGTAGCTGGCACTGGCAGCCAACAGATCACTACTTCCCTAGTAGTCGTAGAACTCCCCATCATTAGGTAGTGGCCCATCATCCTCTCCATCACTGTCTGCGACATCGTCGTCCTAGAACAGGA
This window contains:
- the LOC120692709 gene encoding putative potassium transporter 8, which translates into the protein MDLEFGRRLRSPKRDSWKTTLLLAYQSLGVVYGDLSISPLYVYKSTFAEDIQHSETNEEIFGVLSFVFWTLTLIPLIKYVSIVLRADDNGEGGTFALYSLICRHANVSLLPNRQIADEELSTYKLECPPDITHKSRIKVWLEKHRKLRIALLIMVMIGTCMVIGDGVLTPAISVFSAVSGLEFSLSKDHREYAVIPITCVILAFLFALQHYGTHRVGFLFAPIVLAWLFCISAVGLYNIIHWNPHIYQALNPYYMFKFLKKTRKYGWMSLGGILLCMTGSEAMFADLGHFSYSAIQLAFTCLVYPALILAYMGQAAYLSKHHDFYSSSQVGFYIAVPDKIRWPVLVLAILASVVGSQAIISGTFSIINQSQSLSCFPRVKVVHTSEKIHGQIYIPEINWLLMILCIAVTVGFRDTKHMGNASGLAVITVMLVTTFLTSLVIVLCWHRPPLLALAFLLFFGSIEALYFSASLIKFLEGAWLPILLALILMAVMLIWHYTTIKKYEFDLHNKVTLEWLLALGDKLGMVRVPGIGLVYTDLTSGVPANFSRFVTNLPAFHQVLVFVCVKSVPVPYVFPAERYLIGRVGPPGHRSYRCIVRYGYRDVHQDVDSFETELVETLATFIKLDASYRCSEASEAEQELDPSERERRLTVIASNPLRHRASYDLQGSVGHSGASTVEMRAAAGAAEISPVRKQVRFFIDSRVSSPDGGKQVAEELAALAAARESGTAFILGHSHVQCKPGSSVLKRLAVDVGYNFLRRNCRGPDVALRVPPASLLEVGMVYVL